From a region of the Bradyrhizobium sp. KBS0727 genome:
- the sdhC gene encoding succinate dehydrogenase, cytochrome b556 subunit: MTARIERPLSPHLQTYRWTLTMALSIVHRATGVALYFGTLLLAWWLIAAASGPTAYAHVQAFTGSFIGRLIVFGYTWALLHHLLSGLRHFVWDLGYGFKASEREGLTWGAAIGGITLTVLVWIVAYTIGGGR; encoded by the coding sequence ATGACCGCCAGGATCGAACGACCGCTTTCGCCGCATCTGCAGACATATCGCTGGACCCTGACGATGGCGCTTTCCATCGTCCACCGCGCCACCGGCGTGGCGCTGTATTTCGGCACCCTGCTGCTGGCCTGGTGGCTGATTGCCGCCGCCTCCGGCCCCACCGCCTACGCCCATGTGCAGGCCTTTACCGGCAGCTTCATCGGCCGGCTGATCGTGTTCGGCTACACCTGGGCGCTGCTGCACCATCTGCTCTCCGGGCTGCGCCATTTCGTCTGGGACCTCGGCTACGGCTTCAAGGCCAGCGAGCGCGAGGGCCTTACCTGGGGTGCCGCGATCGGCGGCATTACGCTGACGGTGCTGGTTTGGATCGTCGCCTACACGATCGGAGGTGGCCGATGA
- the sdhD gene encoding succinate dehydrogenase, hydrophobic membrane anchor protein — MRTPLARVRALGASHSGTGDFWRQRLTAVAMVLLIVPVIVVVLMLIGRNQAGAAQILGSAPIAIILLLFIIASAWHMKIGMQVVIEDYIHNEKLKLASVMANNFFCFAVALASIYAILKLSSGV, encoded by the coding sequence ATGCGCACGCCGCTGGCGCGTGTCCGCGCGCTCGGCGCCTCGCATTCCGGCACTGGCGATTTCTGGCGCCAGCGCCTCACCGCCGTGGCGATGGTGCTGCTGATCGTGCCCGTCATCGTGGTGGTCCTGATGCTGATCGGCCGCAACCAGGCCGGTGCGGCGCAAATTCTCGGCTCGGCGCCGATCGCGATCATCCTGCTGCTGTTCATCATCGCCAGCGCCTGGCACATGAAGATCGGCATGCAGGTCGTGATCGAGGACTACATCCATAACGAGAAGCTGAAACTCGCCAGCGTGATGGCCAACAACTTCTTCTGTTTCGCGGTGGCGCTGGCCTCGATCTACGCCATTCTAAAATTGTCGTCGGGAGTCTAA
- a CDS encoding sulfite exporter TauE/SafE family protein, producing MAIAGLNVAELVELALMLVAVGAISGFFAGVFGIGGGAILVPVFYECFRLAGVPLEVRMPLCIGTSLAIIIPTSISSFRAHYARGAVDMAILKAWLVPIVIGVIAGGVTARYAPERLFKIVFVCVAWTAAARLILGRASWKLGDEFPQGSLMKIYGFVVGLLSTLMGVGGGLFLNLLMTFYGRPIHQAVATSSALAVLISIPGAIGYVYAGWPAAAHYPDVTALQLPFALGYVSLIGALLVMPTSLLVAPFGVRAAHAMSKRTLELAFGSYLFIVGSRFVVSLVSGQ from the coding sequence ATGGCAATCGCCGGGCTTAATGTCGCCGAGCTTGTCGAGCTGGCGCTGATGCTGGTCGCCGTCGGCGCGATATCGGGGTTTTTCGCCGGCGTGTTCGGGATCGGCGGCGGCGCGATCCTGGTGCCGGTGTTCTACGAATGCTTCCGGCTCGCCGGCGTGCCGCTGGAAGTGCGGATGCCGCTCTGCATCGGCACCTCGCTCGCCATCATCATCCCGACCTCGATCAGCTCGTTCCGCGCCCATTACGCCCGCGGGGCGGTGGATATGGCGATCCTCAAGGCCTGGCTGGTCCCGATCGTGATCGGTGTCATCGCCGGCGGCGTCACCGCGCGCTACGCGCCGGAGCGGCTGTTCAAAATTGTGTTCGTCTGCGTGGCCTGGACCGCCGCGGCGCGGCTGATCCTGGGCCGCGCGAGCTGGAAGCTCGGCGACGAATTCCCGCAAGGGTCGCTGATGAAGATCTACGGGTTCGTGGTCGGGCTGCTCTCGACCCTGATGGGAGTCGGCGGCGGGCTGTTCCTCAACCTCTTGATGACGTTCTACGGCCGGCCGATCCATCAGGCGGTCGCGACCTCGTCGGCGCTGGCGGTCCTGATCTCGATCCCCGGCGCGATCGGCTACGTCTATGCCGGTTGGCCGGCGGCCGCGCACTATCCCGACGTCACGGCGCTGCAACTGCCGTTCGCACTCGGTTATGTCTCGCTGATCGGCGCCTTGCTGGTCATGCCGACCAGCCTCCTGGTCGCGCCGTTCGGCGTGAGGGCCGCGCACGCGATGTCGAAGCGCACGCTGGAGCTGGCGTTCGGCAGCTACCTGTTCATCGTCGGCAGCCGCTTTGTGGTAAGTCTGGTGTCAGGGCAGTAA
- the sdhA gene encoding succinate dehydrogenase flavoprotein subunit gives MAGETNGNGNNGSGPATNGKAYPIEDHTYDVVVVGAGGAGLRAVVGCSEAGLRTACITKVFPTRSHTVAAQGGISASLGNMHPDDWRWHMYDTVKGSDWLGDQDAIEYMVRNAPDAVYELEHWGVPFSRTEDGKIYQRPFGGMTLDYGKGQAQRTCAAADRTGHAMLHTMYGQALRHSAEFYIEFFAIDLIMDDQGVCRGVVALKLDDGTLHRFRAQTTILATGGYGRAYASCTSAHTCTGDGGGMVLRAGLPMQDMEFIQFHPTGIYGSGCLVTEGARGEGGYLVNSDGERFMERYAPSAKDLASRDVVSRAMTIEIREGRGVGKKKDHIFLHLDHLDPKVLHERLPGISESAKIFANVDVTREPIPIVPTVHYNMGGIPTNFHAEVLTKKNGDDNAVVPGLMAIGEAACVSVHGANRLGSNSLIDLVVFGRAAALRCAEKLTPNGKQPELPAGSADLALGRLDHYRYASGGTPTAKLRDGMQHVMQTNCAVFRTGEILHEGQNLIHKVHGGISDVGTSDRSLVWNSDLVETLEFDNLIVQAVVTMDSAANRTESRGAHAREDFAARDDKNWMKHTLVWIDNGGKSTIDYRPVHDYTMTNDVQYIPPKARVY, from the coding sequence ATGGCCGGTGAAACTAACGGCAACGGCAACAACGGCAGTGGCCCCGCCACCAACGGAAAAGCCTATCCGATCGAAGACCACACCTACGACGTCGTGGTCGTCGGGGCCGGCGGCGCCGGCCTGCGCGCCGTGGTCGGCTGCAGCGAGGCCGGCCTGCGCACCGCCTGCATCACCAAGGTATTCCCGACGCGCTCGCATACGGTCGCGGCGCAAGGCGGCATCTCGGCCTCGCTCGGCAACATGCATCCGGACGACTGGCGCTGGCACATGTACGACACCGTCAAGGGGTCGGACTGGCTCGGCGACCAGGACGCGATCGAATACATGGTGCGCAATGCGCCCGACGCCGTCTACGAGCTCGAACATTGGGGCGTGCCGTTCTCGCGCACCGAGGACGGCAAGATCTACCAGCGCCCGTTCGGCGGCATGACCCTGGACTACGGCAAGGGCCAGGCGCAGCGCACCTGTGCTGCCGCCGACCGCACCGGCCACGCCATGCTGCACACGATGTACGGCCAGGCGCTGCGCCACTCGGCCGAATTTTACATCGAGTTCTTCGCCATCGACCTGATCATGGACGACCAGGGCGTCTGCCGCGGCGTCGTCGCGCTCAAGCTCGACGACGGCACGCTGCATCGCTTCCGCGCCCAGACCACGATCCTCGCCACCGGCGGCTATGGCCGCGCCTATGCCTCCTGCACCTCGGCCCATACCTGCACCGGCGACGGCGGCGGCATGGTGCTGCGCGCGGGGCTGCCGATGCAGGACATGGAATTCATCCAGTTCCACCCGACCGGCATCTACGGTTCGGGCTGTCTCGTCACCGAAGGCGCGCGCGGCGAAGGCGGCTATCTCGTCAATTCCGACGGCGAGCGCTTCATGGAGCGCTATGCGCCGTCCGCCAAGGATCTGGCGTCGCGCGACGTGGTCTCGCGCGCGATGACGATCGAAATCCGCGAAGGCCGCGGCGTCGGCAAGAAGAAGGATCACATCTTCCTGCACCTCGACCACCTCGATCCCAAGGTGCTGCACGAACGGCTGCCCGGCATTTCCGAATCGGCGAAGATCTTCGCCAATGTCGACGTCACCCGCGAGCCGATCCCGATCGTGCCGACCGTGCACTACAACATGGGCGGCATCCCGACCAACTTCCACGCCGAAGTGCTGACCAAGAAGAACGGCGACGACAACGCCGTGGTGCCCGGCCTGATGGCGATCGGCGAAGCCGCCTGCGTCTCCGTGCACGGCGCCAACCGCCTCGGCTCCAACTCGCTGATCGATCTCGTCGTGTTCGGCCGCGCCGCCGCGTTGCGCTGCGCCGAAAAGCTGACGCCGAACGGCAAGCAGCCCGAACTGCCGGCCGGCTCCGCCGACCTGGCGCTCGGCCGGCTCGACCATTATCGCTACGCCTCGGGCGGCACGCCGACCGCGAAACTGCGCGACGGCATGCAGCACGTGATGCAGACCAATTGCGCGGTGTTCCGCACCGGCGAAATCCTGCACGAAGGCCAGAACCTGATTCACAAGGTGCATGGCGGCATCAGCGACGTCGGCACCTCGGATCGCTCGCTGGTCTGGAATTCGGACCTGGTCGAAACGCTCGAATTCGACAATCTGATCGTGCAGGCCGTGGTGACGATGGACTCGGCGGCGAACCGCACCG
- a CDS encoding cytochrome c oxidase assembly factor Coa1 family protein translates to MTSTPPPIMPATIPPELDRWNWGAFLLNWIWGVGNNTFIALLTLIPGVGIIMIFVLGAKGSRWAWRNGRWDSIEHFKRTQRLWAIWGVVIWLGSIVLFGGIFGGTFYLLQHSGAYELGVSRLQASAEAAAVLGTPITAGTPLGSVSSSGSSGRAFLNFSATGPKASGRIFLEAIRQDGVWSLKQLRLKVDGRNDAIDLLQQSRAELEGFTVVPGRCVASNPESRDSGSGANAPSRNDEGVDCVASRNDG, encoded by the coding sequence ATGACCAGCACGCCTCCTCCCATCATGCCAGCGACGATCCCGCCAGAACTCGATCGCTGGAATTGGGGCGCGTTTCTGCTCAATTGGATATGGGGTGTCGGCAACAACACCTTCATTGCATTACTGACGCTCATTCCCGGTGTCGGCATTATCATGATCTTCGTGCTTGGCGCCAAAGGCAGCCGTTGGGCATGGCGCAACGGGCGGTGGGACAGCATCGAGCATTTCAAACGGACCCAGCGCCTGTGGGCGATCTGGGGCGTCGTGATCTGGCTCGGCTCCATTGTGCTGTTCGGCGGAATCTTTGGCGGCACCTTCTATCTGCTCCAGCATTCGGGCGCCTACGAGCTTGGCGTATCGAGGCTCCAGGCCAGCGCCGAAGCGGCCGCCGTGCTCGGGACCCCGATCACGGCCGGCACGCCGCTGGGCTCGGTTTCGAGCAGCGGATCGTCCGGCCGCGCTTTTCTCAATTTTTCGGCGACCGGGCCGAAGGCCTCAGGGCGGATTTTCCTGGAGGCGATCAGGCAAGACGGTGTTTGGTCGCTCAAGCAACTCAGGCTCAAGGTCGACGGCCGCAATGATGCGATTGATCTTCTCCAGCAATCGAGAGCGGAGCTCGAAGGTTTCACCGTCGTTCCGGGGCGATGCGTAGCATCGAACCCGGAATCTCGAGATTCCGGGTCTGGTGCTAACGCACCATCCCGGAATGACGAAGGCGTGGATTGCGTCGCTTCGCGCAATGACGGCTGA